In Cydia strobilella chromosome 6, ilCydStro3.1, whole genome shotgun sequence, one DNA window encodes the following:
- the LOC134742350 gene encoding mucin-2 isoform X2, with the protein MDRRCAAGALLALAACIATTAAAPTASNQTALDLYEGPSEGCYYNFQHYGEGDRIMTNEPCLNCTCHNRMLMCYLRVCPFTKPIGQDCSVEKRADQCCPIVTCPDVPVDLLTSTSTSSPSEYGETGLGKLDRYGCSINGKYFPEGSKVPPSPNKPCEHCYCIRNMTTCVMQECTLHVDGCTPIYRKDVCCPVRYSCDHPEDEIPLLDDMTTTVRPTPGFLLTTTTLAPVTQMTQDCVHDDKIFADGASIKTEKACEHCYCMKGDIVCVVQECGTPMENEGKNCTSMPPHEGQCCPDTYICEGDEMTTETKPDIATVTPFEDITTLSPPRRVSVEGSGYRSETDEPSTEVSPLEPDTEGSGEEQYFKPTDANEMLLPESETSHPLIVTDQDEIPDHYSPGTTEVPETEPKITEKTTTEADKGENTVPSGDFEDDSSDKTSPETTTTKLETEKESSYDAKTTALPEDESSLKDKTTPHEEITATEPAVIAESTIADHKLHTSPDSIVTSEEEMAETTIPTRRKDEDEMMPKKTTTLKHLEESTTKTSDIIASDVAATEITTSSSIEQEVKTTTSQLIEKEIEAKESTTESSVELTTESDVIKADTQTATTVQPELATVFTTVSKVDLSYTTSANPIENEIDEESFPTLAPGRIPGEGDCLLDGVTYSHESIVPSSSHCRTSCRCISSIVKCEPIVCSPPPDYMDNCQPMYDSPESCCPTYVCDHPRETVPPQSHSQMAGTESPISTPTIECDGGQCKTDEDKKDATPSVPCTSDGCADDSNKKPDECGSQGCGEVANKPEKARPAIPTEECNGDSCSSSPDHCASGKCETEIPKDQTCNDEHGCEIPVIQTCQGDDCATQPDVTGPKEAFTPCDNPNGCKDQTCNKENGCDIPVVQTCQGDDCEIQPDITASKDDSTHCDNPDGCKDVQIPEKAPPCTGESCVSELPSQIPQESQDCKDGSDCGQSNQTPTTGECNEEECKTQHVPEINKHLSDCIGTKCTQQQDHVPHITDIPEFSSESAPRVTELPEELETKSEEPVTELPKTTAIEKEIELSATTKASIPEKGEESGTTPQYEEIDNDKEKDTHSHTTISKSPEIVTQATEGEQEESITESANKGTTMVPLDITKVKEILPEMTPAFSEVPTTEIPSLSDKDTKETITELPIFVGTELPEPTLKPISDTESEVPEDAAKDKDTADITTTEGATQSSSAKITEETTKSPEMLTLAPETLDRDGHEKPTKEPEYVQDTEEKITETTERYTPAPEQITEKLEVEPIKEEESQGTQTTPKSYEGQTAAPEVLVTASPEPQSTSAQDEDQKIPELPVSTSTPEELVTSKPDDTKQTAGDMSLPDTTEIAETQAPELIVDEATSKPEDLDLSNVTPGDDEITKVHDITGEPESQTETPKPFITLPQETSAEESDEDKKAETPPPVIVDSQTQTPMSIVKDHGDDKFGSTVTPEPAITTDRSTTESESPQSTSMPAKTPSEETVSEFEKMPSVSDEGHSATTPAEKLGTSAIAEDVFPTEKPVSDSDKTAPETETSTGSSPISVPIVTEPISSESSVTEANLPESSAPQEKTSDSMETKSPTSIPESSVQSTTVTELPELIVHEHPTEPSSIEKESEQPMTEEAVTKEPQEIIPVPVTSDVPIPQDALTITPEIPEGVSQSGRPDEVSITKAPEISQPETTESKLDDELPHIPELSSTGAQKEVTEGPELQVTSNTPEVTDVQKEEIETTATQVTVTSAPKVSETEPQETITESQPSVTETDLFVTQPHKDTTEAPESNDVVTKPSDSSETSSESQTESPAMPEEPEIQSHTETTKTQDVTTTAPEISLTSQKESTETPESQDTATKVVDISSDKSDKETSEEPKPQDASVLELSETEPQGEITKAPEVTDVATNVPETLETGTKDDIAEAPVLQDLTTSLPELPITETVPIEDTKIPMIEEKVTVPEITGTVPSIEATEAPTHDDSSSNVPEVHATEAPATEDTVTNVPETLITESHQDTQAPESQDTATSSPGLPETEPKKESTEAPESQQTSSTIPETSTEPKKEITELPATQGITDAPEISADTKAPESEPKKEITELPETQGITDAPEISADTKAPETEPKKEVTELPETQGITDAPEISAGTKAPETEPKKEITELPETQGITDVPEISSDTKPPEKSDTASPGEVTNAPETQTMATNAPQVPTISETEMPETPESTEPHYVPTETSEELESQKPGTELPEISPELATNAPEMLATKSDTDITEAPEQEFTTKTPEPLETEPEPEKSSITEKDGSVTDSPLKITTKFDDQTKSKPQEFVTPTESSKLEPETPLTTEVGSSTEADKKITESQATEYPVKIADSDSETKKPYEGVEIGTEMPFVEPVEQTESSVSGSIESETNAPELIDTGLGATVQQELPVTEKQDSRRTEPTSAPLEEDVTKALETLVTPEKTTIISEEPVQTTKEEYPETTPDLVLLEEHTHKTVSPDVETSTSPSDIPLKEYEPSTPEISIEKVTESVLSTESEKSPHEDVVSDKDQSVPEVTATTTPEKSTEPLPVSEEITTISPLPESLDTEKPHIVESNEISTSPHTIAEEPTETEKPLVPSVESESEKPQETNAPGEEFILASTKATTTKAEEQSTTLSPLLDKFGKPGDEAQKPAAEPEKSQPDVTEELPKPGANEVQPTEEALPPEEESHFPPSGTSGYGQEPDYGEEDSFGPGTCRYGGKVYVSAQQIPRDDPCDFCFCFRSDIICLQQSCPPPIHGCHEEPIQGFCCPRYECPVSMATTLNVTTTTTTTTTTLPPHFLPHAYKGAAQRRGCQIKGHIYKVGEVVRASSGPCLHCTCGGDGQMKCDPKVCTPEPMLRQMIAAAVSAKRRR; encoded by the exons ATGCTGATGTGTTATCTAAGGGTCTGCCCCTTCACCAAACCCATTGGCCAAGACTGCTCGGTTGAAAAGCGCGCTGACCAGTGCTGCCCCATCGTCACTTGCCCTGATG TTCCAGTTGACCTACTCACCTCGACTTCGACGTCATCTCCGTCTGAATATGGCGAGACTGGACTCGGCAAATTGGACAGATACGGCTGCAGCATTAACGGGAAATACTTCCCCGAGGGCTCCAAGGTGCCGCCTTCTCCGAACAAACCGTGCGAACATTGCTACTGCATACGAAATATGACGACTTGTGTTATGCAAGAATGTACTCTTCACGTGGACGGCTGCACCCCGATTTATCGTAAAGACGTGTGTTGCCCTGTTCGCTACTCGTGTG ATCACCCCGAGGATGAAATACCACTCTTGGACGATATGACCACCACGGTGCGACCTACGCCAGGATTCCTCCTGACCACCACAACTCTTGCACCAGTAACACAAATGACACAAGATTGTGTGCACGATGACAAAATATTTGCAGATGGTGCATCAATAAAAACAGAAAAGGCTTGCGAACATTGTTATTGTATGAAAGGTGACATTGTATGTGTAGTGCAAGAGTGTGGTACTCCTATGGAGAATGAAGGCAAAAATTGCACTTCCATGCCTCCACATGAAGGCCAATGCTGTCCCGATACTTACATCTGTGAAGGCGATGAAATGACTACTGAAACGAAACCTGACATTGCAACTGTAACCCCCTTCGAGGATATAACTACATTATCTCCACCAAGAAGAGTTAGTGTAGAAGGCAGTGGATATAGAAGTGAAACAGATGAGCCATCGACCGAAGTTTCCCCATTGGAACCTGACACTGAGGGTAGTGGGGAAGAACAATATTTCAAACCAACCGACGCCAATGAGATGCTTCTTCCGGAAAGCGAAACCTCTCATCCGTTAATTGTAACTGATCAAGATGAAATTCCAGATCATTATAGTCCAGGCACTACTGAAGTACCCGAAACGGAACCTAAAATTACTGAAAAGACAACAACTGAGGCTGATAAGGGAGAAAATACAGTGCCGAGTGGAGATTTCGAAGATGATAGTTCAGATAAAACTTCACCTGAAACAACAACTACTAAGCTAGAAACAGAAAAAGAGTCCTCTTACGATGCGAAAACAACTGCATTACCTGAAGATGAGTCTTCCCTAAAAGACAAAACTACTCCTCATGAAGAAATAACAGCTACCGAACCTGCCGTCATTGCGGAATCAACTATTGCTGATCATAAGTTACATACATCCCCAGATAGCATAGTTACTTCAGAAGAAGAAATGGCTGAAACTACGATACCCACCAGGAGGAAAGATGAAGATGAAATGATGCCCAAGAAAACAACAACACTGAAACATTTGGAAGAATCTACCACTAAAACAAGTGACATCATAGCTTCGGATGTTGCTGCAACGGAAATCACTACTTCTTCATCCATAGAACAAGAAGTTAAAACTACAACTTCACAGTTAATTGAAAAAGAAATAGAAGCTAAAGAATCCACTACTGAGTCATCCGTGGAACTAACTACAGAATCTGATGTTATTAAGGCAGATACCCAAACTGCTACGACAGTACAGCCTGAACTTGCTACTGTGTTTACTACTGTCAGCAAAGTTGACCTTTCTTATACTACATCTGCAAATCCTATTGAAAACGAAATTGATGAAGAATCATTCCCCACATTGGCACCAGGTAGAATACCCGGTGAAGGCGATTGCTTACTTGATGGTGTCACTTATAGTCACGAGAGTATTGTACCCAGTAGCAGTCATTGTCGCACCAGTTGTAGGTGCATCAGCAGCATTGTCAAATGCGAACCTATCGTTTGTAGCCCACCACCAGACTATATGGATAACTGTCAACCAATGTATGATTCTCCTGAATCTTGCTGTCCTACTTATGTATGTGACCATCCAAGAGAAACGGTTCCACCTCAATCACATAGTCAGATGGCAGGTACAGAAAGTCCTATTTCTACACCTACAATCGAATGTGATGGGGGCCAATGCAAAACCGATGAGGATAAGAAAGACGCTACACCCTCTGTACCGTGCACCTCTGACGGTTGTGCCGATGATTCAAATAAGAAGCCTGACGAATGTGGATCTCAAGGGTGCGGTGAAGTTGCCAATAAGCCAGAAAAAGCTCGTCCAGCTATACCTACCGAAGAGTGTAACGGCGATAGTTGTTCATCATCACCAGATCATTGTGCCTCGGGTAAATGTGAAACAGAAATTCCAAAAGATCAAACGTGTAATGATGAACATGGTTGTGAAATTCCCGTCATTCAAACATGCCAAGGCGATGATTGTGCAACTCAACCTGACGTTACGGGTCCTAAGGAAGCTTTCACACCTTGTGATAATCCAAATGGCTGTAAAGATCAAACGTGTAATAAAGAAAATGGTTGCGATATTCCTGTTGTACAAACATGTCAAGGCGATGATTGTGAAATTCAACCTGATATCACTGCTTCTAAGGATGATTCCACACATTGTGACAATCCGGATGGCTGTAAAGATGTTCAAATTCCCGAAAAAGCACCACCTTGCACAGGCGAATCATGCGTATCTGAATTACCATCTCAGATACCACAAGAATCACAAGATTGCAAGGATGGCAGTGATTGTGGTCAAAGTAATCAAACTCCAACTACTGGAGAATGCAACGAAGAAGAATGTAAAACGCAACACGTTCCAGAAATTAATAAACATCTTAGTGATTGCATTGGCACTAAATGCACACAACAACAAGATCATGTACCACACATAACTGATATACCAGAGTTTAGTTCAGAGTCTGCCCCAAGAGTAACTGAATTACCTGAAGAACTGGAAACAAAATCTGAGGAACCAGTTACCGAGTTACCAAAGACAACTGCTATCGAAAAAGAAATTGAACTCAGTGCAACCACCAAAGCTTCAATACCAGAAAAGGGCGAGGAATCAGGTACAACTCCACAATACGAAGAAATTGATAATGACAAAGAAAAAGACACTCACTCACACACAACTATTTCTAAGAGCCCTGAAATAGTAACCCAGGCAACAGAGGGTGAACAGGAAGAAAGCATTACTGAAAGTGCCAATAAAGGAACAACAATGGTTCCATTAGATATCACCAAGGTAAAAGAAATATTACCAGAAATGACACCAGCATTTTCAGAAGTTCCAACTACAGAAATACCAAGCTTATCTGATAAGGATACTAAAGAAACAATTACAGAATTGCCAATCTTTGTTGGAACTGAGTTGCCAGAACCAACATTAAAACCAATCAGTGATACGGAGTCTGAAGTTCCAGAAGATGCTGCTAAAGATAAGGACACAGCTGATATAACCACAACCGAGGGAGCAACTCAAAGTAGCTCTGCCAAGATAACTGAGGAAACCACTAAATCACCAGAGATGTTAACACTGGCTCCTGAAACTCTAGACAGAGATGGCCACGAAAAACCAACCAAGGAACCAGAATATGTGCAAGACACTGAAGAAAAAATAACCGAGACTACCGAACGGTATACACCTGCACCTGAGCAAATAACTGAAAAGTTAGAGGTAGAACCAATCAAAGAAGAAGAATCTCAGGGTACGCAAACGACACCAAAGTCTTATGAAGGTCAAACAGCTGCTCCGGAAGTTCTCGTAACAGCATCACCTGAGCCGCAAAGTACTTCAGCACAAGATGAAGACCAAAAAATACCAGAACTGCCAGTATCTACATCAACACCTGAAGAGCTTGTCACCAGTAAACCTGACGATACTAAGCAGACTGCCGGGGATATGTCATTACCAGACACTACGGAAATAGCAGAAACGCAAGCCCCAGAGTTAATTGTTGATGAAGCTACGTCTAAACCAGAAGACCTTGATCTCTCTAACGTAACTCCAGGTGATGATGAAATAACAAAGGTTCATGATATTACTGGTGAACCTGAAAGTCAAACTGAGACGCCTAAACCGTTTATAACATTACCTCAAGAAACGTCTGCTGAAGAATCTGACGAAGACAAAAAAGCAGAAACACCGCCACCTGTTATAGTTGACTCTCAAACGCAAACTCCAATGTCCATTGTGAAAGATCACGGTGACGATAAATTTGGCAGCACAGTTACACCTGAGCCAGCAATAACCACTGACCGTAGTACAACGGAATCAGAATCACCGCAGTCAACAAGCATGCCTGCTAAAACACCATCGGAAGAGACAGTATCCGAATTTGAAAAAATGCCTAGTGTGAGTGATGAAGGTCATTCGGCTACGACACCTGCAGAAAAGTTGGGAACATCAGCTATCGCGGAAGATGTATTCCCAACAGAAAAACCTGTGAGTGATTCAGATAAAACAGCTCCAGAAACGGAAACTAGCACTGGTTCTTCGCCAATATCAGTACCAATTGTCACTGAACCAATAAGCTCGGAATCTTCTGTGACAGAAGCTAATCTTCCAGAGTCTAGTGCCCCACAAGAAAAAACAAGTGACAGTATGGAAACCAAATCGCCTACCTCCATCCCGGAGAGCTCAGTACAATCAACCACTGTTACTGAACTGCCAGAATTAATAGTTCATGAACACCCAACGGAACCGTCTTCAATTGAAAAAGAATCTGAGCAACCTATGACCGAAGAGGCTGTTACTAAAGAGCCACAGGAAATTATACCGGTACCAGTAACGTCTGATGTACCAATACCACAGGATGCTCTAACTATTACTCCAGAAATACCAGAAGGCGTATCACAATCTGGGAGACCAGATGAAGTATCTATTACAAAAGCACCGGAAATCTCCCAACCTGAAACTACAGAATCTAAACTAGATGATGAACTGCCTCACATCCCTGAATTATCCTCTACTGGAGCACAAAAAGAAGTAACAGAAGGCCCAGAGTTACAAGTCACGTCGAATACTCCAGAAGTAACAGATGTCCAGAAGGAAGAAATAGAAACAACAGCGACCCAAGTTACCGTTACTAGTGCTCCTAAGGTATCGGAAACGGAACCGCAAGAAACAATAACAGAGTCGCAACCTTCTGTAACAGAAACAGACTTGTTTGTAACTCAACCTCACAAAGATACTACAGAAGCCCCAGAATCAAACGATGTGGTTACCAAGCCCTCCGATTCTTCTGAAACTTCCTCGGAATCACAAACAGAATCTCCTGCTATGCCTGAAGAACCGGAAATACAATCCCACACGGAAACAACAAAAACACAAGATGTTACAACTACTGCTCCAGAAATATCTTTAACGTCACAAAAAGAATCTACAGAAACTCCAGAATCACAAGATACCGCAACGAAGGTGGTAGATATATCTTCGGACAAATCAGATAAGGAAACTTCAGAAGAACCGAAGCCCCAAGATGCCAGCGTACTAGAATTATCTGAAACAGAACCACAAGGAGAAATCACGAAAGCTCCTGAGGTAACAGATGTGGCCACCAATGTACCTGAGACACTAGAAACAGGAACCAAAGACGATATAGCCGAAGCTCCTGTGTTACAGGATCTAACAACAAGCCTTCCCGAACTACCTATTACAGAAACAGTACCGATAGAAGATACAAAGATTCCTATGATAGAAGAAAAGGTAACCGTTCCCGAAATAACTGGAACTGTACCTTCAATAGAAGCTACAGAAGCTCCAACACATGATGATTCTTCAAGTAACGTTCCAGAAGTACATGCAACTGAAGCTCCAGCAACAGAAGATACAGTAACGAACGTTCCAGAGACTTTAATTACGGAGTCCCACCAAGATACACAAGCACCTGAATCTCAGGATACTGCGACAAGCTCCCCTGGATTACCAGAAACTGAACCGAAGAAGGAATCAACTGAAGCTCCTGAGTCACAACAAACTAGTTCAACCATTCCCGAAACATC AACTGAACCGAAGAAGGAGATTACAGAGCTACCAGCAACCCAAGGAATAACAGATGCGCCAGAAATTTCAGCTGATACTAAAGCTCCTGAAAGCGAACCGAAGAAGGAGATTACAGAGCTACCAGAAACCCAAGGAATAACAGATGCGCCAGAAATTTCAGCTGATACTAAAGCTCCTGAAACTGAACCGAAGAAGGAG GTTACAGAGCTACCAGAAACCCAAGGAATAACAGATGCGCCAGAAATTTCAGCTGGTACTAAAGCTCCTGAAACTGAACCGAAGAAGGAAATTACAGAGCTACCAGAAACCCAAGGCATTACAGATGTACCAGAAATTTCATCTGATACTAAACCTCCTGAAAAATCTGACACGGCATCTCCAGGGGAAGTAACAAATGCCCCAGAAACACAAACAATGGCAACGAATGCTCCACAAGTACCAACAATTTCGGAAACGGAAATGCCAGAAACACCAGAATCAACAGAGCCACACTATGTACCGACAGAAACATCAGAAGAATTGGAATCTCAAAAACCAGGGACCGAATTACCTGAAATTTCACCTGAGTTGGCTACAAATGCTCCAGAAATGTTAGCAACAAAATCTGATACTGATATAACCGAAGCGCCAGAGCAagaatttacaacaaagacacCAGAACCATTAGAGACTGAGCCAGAGCCAGAAAAATCTTCCATCACAGAAAAAGACGGGTCAGTCACAGACTCACcgttaaaaataacaactaaatttGATGATCAAACTAAATCTAAACCACAAGAATTTGTTACTCCCACTGAATCGTCGAAACTCGAACCAGAAACACCATTAACTACGGAAGTCGGATCATCAACTGAAGCAGATAAAAAGATTACAGAGTCACAGGCAACTGAATATCCAGTCAAGATAGCAGATTCAGATTCTGAAACAAAGAAACCTTATGAAGGAGTAGAAATTGGGACGGAAATGCCGTTCGTGGAACCCGTGGAACAGACTGAATCATCTGTTTCTGGATCCATTGAATCCGAAACTAATGCACCCGAATTGATTGATACTGGATTGGGTGCAACAGTACAACAAGAATTGCCTGTGACAGAAAAGCAAGATTCAAGGCGAACCGAACCAACAAGTGCTCCACTTGAAGAAGATGTTACCAAAGCTCTAGAAACTTTAGTAACGCCagagaaaacaacaataatatccGAAGAGCCTGTGCAAACGACAAAAGAAGAATATCCAGAAACAACGCCAGATTTAGTATTATTAGAGGAACATACGCATAAGACTGTATCCCCTGATGTAGAAACAAGTACTAGTCCTTCCGACATACCATTAAAGGAATATGAACCATCGACACCTGAAATATCCATAGAGAAGGTGACGGAGTCTGTCCTGAGTACGGAATCAGAAAAGTCACCGCATGAAGACGTGGTATCCGACAAGGATCAAAGCGTACCAGAAGTGACAGCAACTACGACACCTGAAAAATCAACGGAGCCTTTGCCTGTGTCTGAGGAGATCACCACGATATCTCCTTTGCCTGAATCTCTCGATACTGAAAAACCACATATTGTAGAATCTAATGAAATTTCTACATCACCACACACGATAGCTGAAGAACCAACGGAAACTGAGAAGCCTTTAGTACCAAGCGTTGAGTCTGAATCAGAGAAACCACAAGAAACGAATGCACCTGGAGAAGAATTTATCTTAGCGTCCACCAAAGCCACAACTACAAAAGCAGAAGAACAATCCACGACACTTTCACCGTTACTTGATAAATTCGGCAAACCTGGTGATGAAGCACAAAAACCGGCAGCTGAACCTGAAAAATCACAACCTGACGTTACTGAAGAACTACCGAAACCTGGAGCCAACGAAGTGCAACCCACAGAAGAGGCATTACCACCAGAAGAAGAAAGCCATTTCCCACCGAGCGGAACTAGTGGTTACGGACAAGAGCCTGATTACGGAGAAGAAGATTCCTTCGGTCCTGGTACTTGTCGATATGGTGGAAAAGTATACGTATCTGCGCAGCAAATACCAAGAGATGATCCTTGCGATTTCTGCTTTTGCTTCAGAAGTGACATTATTTGCCTTCAACAAAGTTGTCCTCCTCCAATTCATGGCTGTCATGAAGAACCTATCCAAGGATTCTGTTGTCCGCGATATGAATGCCCAGTGTCCATGGCGACTACTCTCAACGTTACGACAACAACGACAACGACGACGACAACGTTGCCACCACACTTCCTACCTCACGCCTACAAGGGCGCTGCGCAGAGAAGAGGCTGTCAAATAAAGGGACACATCTACAAAGTGGGAGAAGTCGTGCGAGCATCATCAGGACCATGTTTACATTGCAC ATGTGGAGGAGACGGTCAAATGAAGTGCGATCCCAAGGTGTGTACGCCAGAGCCCATGCTCAGACAGATGATCGCCGCAGCGGTGTCCGCGAAGCGACGAAGGTGA